The Amycolatopsis sp. 195334CR genome window below encodes:
- a CDS encoding NAD-dependent epimerase/dehydratase family protein — MTGGTGFAGAHSVAAIVARGHRVRLLARDPASAGPALEPLGVDPAAVDVVAGDVTDEAAVTAAVRGADAVLHAAAVYSFDSRQRAVMRAVNERGTEVVLSASRRAGVGRIVHVSSVAALFPSKEPLGPASPVGTPRETYMATKAAAEAVARRHQAEGVPVVISYPPAMLGPHDPKLGDQNARLRNVLRGLMPFWPRGGLPMGDVRDTAALHALVVENPGPNRVFGPGRAVSTRDYVAAVRAVTGRALPALFLPPAALVPVGRLADLAQRGWPWRIPAEYGAIYACACDARVDPAAPSAGLSPRPLAATLTDTVRWLHRTGFLSDRQAGVLGTPVPIPLLAGRAVR; from the coding sequence GTGACGGGTGGCACCGGGTTCGCCGGTGCCCACTCGGTCGCGGCGATCGTCGCCCGCGGGCACCGCGTGCGGCTGCTGGCGCGGGACCCGGCTTCGGCCGGTCCCGCGCTGGAACCGCTGGGCGTGGACCCCGCCGCGGTCGACGTGGTGGCGGGCGACGTCACCGACGAGGCCGCGGTGACCGCCGCGGTCCGCGGTGCCGACGCCGTGCTGCACGCGGCCGCGGTCTACTCCTTCGACAGCCGTCAGCGCGCGGTGATGCGGGCGGTCAACGAACGCGGGACCGAGGTCGTGCTGAGCGCGTCGCGGCGGGCGGGCGTCGGCCGGATCGTGCACGTTTCCAGCGTGGCGGCGTTGTTCCCGTCGAAGGAGCCGCTGGGCCCGGCCTCGCCGGTCGGGACACCGCGCGAGACCTACATGGCGACCAAGGCCGCCGCGGAGGCCGTCGCGCGGCGGCACCAGGCCGAGGGCGTGCCGGTCGTGATCAGCTACCCGCCCGCCATGCTCGGCCCGCACGACCCGAAGCTCGGCGACCAGAACGCCAGGCTGCGCAACGTGTTGCGCGGGCTGATGCCGTTCTGGCCGCGGGGCGGGCTGCCGATGGGCGATGTCCGCGACACCGCCGCACTGCACGCGCTCGTGGTGGAGAACCCCGGCCCCAACCGGGTTTTCGGCCCGGGCCGGGCAGTGTCCACACGCGACTACGTGGCGGCGGTGCGCGCGGTGACCGGCCGCGCGCTGCCCGCCCTGTTCCTGCCGCCCGCCGCGCTGGTGCCGGTCGGCAGGCTGGCCGACCTCGCCCAGCGGGGGTGGCCGTGGCGGATCCCGGCGGAGTACGGCGCGATCTACGCCTGCGCGTGCGACGCGCGGGTCGATCCGGCCGCACCCAGTGCTGGGCTGAGCCCGCGGCCGCTGGCCGCGACCCTGACCGACACGGTGCGGTGGTTGCACCGCACCGGTTTTCTGTCCGATCGGCAGGCTGGCGTGCTCGGCACGCCGGTGCCGATTCCGTTGTTAGCAGGAAGGGCTGTCCGATGA
- a CDS encoding DUF6222 family protein, with amino-acid sequence MSAESVPQPAEPETDQPIPLFGRAEPPAAAADAQDAPDPRWLSGPPYPSVPRLGRGLRWSDLVAQMEADHAEREARRAA; translated from the coding sequence ATGAGCGCCGAATCCGTTCCCCAGCCGGCCGAGCCGGAGACCGACCAGCCGATCCCGCTGTTCGGCCGCGCCGAGCCGCCCGCCGCCGCGGCGGACGCGCAGGACGCGCCGGACCCCCGGTGGCTCAGCGGCCCGCCGTACCCCTCGGTGCCGCGCCTCGGCCGCGGGCTGCGCTGGAGCGACCTGGTCGCCCAGATGGAGGCCGACCACGCCGAACGAGAGGCCAGGAGGGCGGCGTGA
- a CDS encoding acyl-CoA carboxylase subunit epsilon translates to MTGEEPLVRVVRGAPDDHELAAVTVVLAALLAAEPAAPVVPAPRSGWADRSHSLGIPAQHAPGAWNS, encoded by the coding sequence GTGACCGGCGAGGAGCCACTGGTGCGGGTGGTCCGCGGTGCGCCCGACGACCACGAGCTGGCCGCGGTCACCGTGGTGCTCGCGGCGTTGCTGGCCGCGGAACCGGCCGCACCGGTGGTTCCCGCGCCCCGGTCCGGCTGGGCCGATCGGTCCCACTCGCTGGGAATTCCGGCCCAGCATGCCCCGGGAGCGTGGAATTCCTAG
- a CDS encoding acyl-CoA carboxylase subunit beta yields MDGLRERLGEQRAKIVEGQPERQHKLGKLTARERLDLLLDEDSFTEVELYRRHQLSGPKLGDNRPFTDGVVAGSGTIEGRRVFVYSQDFALFGGSLGQAHAAKIHKVMDLALATGSPLIGLNDSGGARIQEGVEALHGYGGIFRRHAAASGVIPQISVILGPCAGGAAYSPALADFTFMVRDTARMYLTGPDVVEVVSGERVSHDELGGADVHGELSGSAAVVHDDEESCLADVRYLVSMLPRNNLEPAPRTVGSGAGQEVRPRLAEIVPVEPNQPYDIREVIAEVVDDEDFFEIHELWARNVVCAFGRIDGELVGVVGNQPMVLAGVLDREASQKAARFVRFCDAFNIPLITLVDVPGFLPGTEQEHNGVIRHGAKLLYAYCEATVPRIQVVLRKAYGGAYIVMDSRSIGCDLSLAWPTNEIAVLGAEGAVNVLFRKELAAETDPEPLRQELIGAYTEEFLDPAYAAERGLVDDVIDPVDTRAAIARGLAMLRDKRTERPRRKHGNVPL; encoded by the coding sequence ATGGACGGCCTGCGCGAGCGGCTCGGCGAACAACGCGCCAAGATCGTCGAAGGGCAGCCGGAGCGCCAGCACAAGCTCGGCAAGCTGACCGCGCGCGAACGGCTCGACCTGCTGCTGGACGAGGACTCGTTCACCGAGGTCGAGCTGTACCGCAGGCACCAGCTGAGCGGGCCGAAGCTGGGGGACAACCGGCCGTTCACCGACGGGGTGGTGGCCGGTTCCGGCACCATCGAGGGCCGCCGGGTCTTCGTCTACTCGCAGGACTTCGCGTTGTTCGGCGGTTCGCTCGGGCAGGCGCACGCGGCGAAGATCCACAAGGTGATGGACCTGGCGCTGGCCACCGGGTCGCCGCTGATCGGGCTGAACGACAGCGGTGGCGCCCGGATCCAGGAGGGCGTCGAGGCGCTGCACGGCTACGGCGGCATCTTCCGCAGGCACGCGGCCGCGTCCGGGGTGATCCCGCAGATCAGCGTGATCCTCGGGCCGTGTGCCGGTGGCGCGGCCTACTCGCCGGCACTGGCCGACTTCACCTTCATGGTCCGCGACACCGCCCGGATGTACCTGACCGGGCCGGATGTGGTCGAGGTGGTCAGCGGCGAACGGGTCAGCCACGACGAACTGGGCGGCGCCGACGTGCACGGCGAGCTGTCCGGCTCGGCCGCCGTGGTGCACGACGACGAGGAGAGCTGCCTCGCCGACGTGCGCTACCTGGTGTCCATGCTGCCGCGCAACAACCTCGAACCGGCACCCCGCACGGTGGGCAGCGGTGCCGGGCAGGAGGTGCGGCCCCGGCTGGCCGAGATCGTGCCGGTGGAGCCCAACCAGCCCTACGACATCCGCGAGGTGATCGCCGAGGTCGTCGACGACGAGGACTTCTTCGAGATCCACGAGCTGTGGGCGCGCAACGTGGTGTGCGCGTTCGGGCGGATCGACGGCGAACTGGTCGGGGTGGTCGGCAACCAGCCGATGGTGCTGGCCGGCGTGCTGGACCGGGAGGCCTCGCAGAAGGCGGCGCGGTTCGTCCGGTTCTGCGACGCGTTCAACATCCCGCTGATCACCCTGGTCGACGTCCCCGGCTTCCTGCCGGGCACCGAGCAGGAGCACAACGGGGTGATCCGGCACGGCGCGAAGCTGCTCTACGCCTACTGCGAGGCGACCGTGCCGCGGATCCAGGTGGTGCTGCGCAAGGCCTACGGCGGCGCGTACATCGTGATGGACTCGCGGTCCATCGGCTGCGACCTGTCGCTGGCCTGGCCGACCAACGAGATCGCCGTGCTCGGCGCCGAGGGCGCGGTCAACGTGCTGTTCCGCAAGGAGCTGGCGGCCGAGACCGACCCGGAGCCGCTGCGCCAGGAGCTGATCGGGGCCTACACCGAGGAGTTCCTCGACCCGGCCTACGCCGCCGAGCGCGGCCTGGTCGACGACGTGATCGATCCGGTGGACACCCGGGCGGCGATCGCCCGCGGGCTGGCCATGCTGCGGGACAAGCGCACCGAGCGACCCCGCCGCAAGCACGGGAACGTGCCGCTGTGA
- a CDS encoding flavin reductase family protein: MSQFATGITVITAGGERGHGMTANAFSSVSLDPPMVLCCVSRAARMHDAILSAKAFAVSILGAEQREMARYFADWRRPRGLAQFDAVDWFPGPHTGSPLLSGSLAWVECNLAEVYEGGDHSIFLGNVVSSKRGTGPHALTFFGGDYHQVGPDVRASA; this comes from the coding sequence ATGTCCCAGTTCGCCACCGGGATCACGGTGATCACCGCCGGTGGCGAGCGGGGGCACGGGATGACCGCCAACGCGTTCAGCTCGGTGTCGCTGGATCCGCCGATGGTGCTGTGCTGCGTGTCCCGCGCGGCCAGGATGCACGACGCGATCCTGTCGGCGAAGGCGTTCGCGGTGTCCATCCTGGGCGCCGAGCAGCGGGAGATGGCGCGGTACTTCGCCGACTGGCGGCGGCCGCGCGGGCTGGCCCAGTTCGACGCGGTCGACTGGTTCCCCGGTCCGCACACCGGCTCCCCGCTGCTGTCCGGTTCGCTGGCCTGGGTCGAGTGCAACCTCGCCGAGGTCTACGAAGGCGGGGACCACTCGATCTTCCTCGGCAACGTGGTCAGCTCGAAGCGGGGCACCGGCCCGCACGCCCTGACCTTCTTCGGCGGCGACTACCACCAGGTCGGTCCGGATGTCCGCGCCTCGGCCTAG